In Crinalium epipsammum PCC 9333, the genomic window CACAGCAGGTAAGCGAGTTCGTACTGAAACTAGCATTGGTACTGGTGCTGTTTCTATTAGTTCAGCAGCAGTTGAATTAGCTCAAATGAAGGTACAAAATTTAGCTGCTTACCGTGTCGCAATTTTGGGTGCAGGTAAGATGTCACGCCTGTTAGTGCAACATCTTATATCTAAAGGTGCAACCCAAATTTCAGTTTTAAACCGTTCTACACGCCGTGCTGAAGAATTAGCTAAACAGTTTCCTGATGCTAATTTAGAATTACATCCTTTGTCAGAAATGCTATCAGTAATTTCTGCTTCAGATTTAGTATTTACTAGCACTGCTTCTACAGAACCTTTATTAAATAAAGCTAAACTCGAAAGCTGTTTAGAACCACATCGAGCTTTAATGTTATTTGATATTTCTGTACCACGTAATGTGGATGCAGATGTCAATGAGTTAGAAAATGTCGATGCTTTTAATGTTGATGATTTAAAAGCAGTAGTTGCACAAAATCAAGAAAGTCGTCGCCAAATGGCTCTAGAAGCAGAAGTGCTTTTAGAAGAAGAAGTTGAAGGATTTGATCTCTGGTGGCGATCGCTAGAAACAGTCCCAACTATTAGCTGTTTGCGTGATAAAATGGAAACTATCCGCGCCCAAGAGTTAGAAAAAGCTTTATCAAGATTGGGTTCGGAATTTGCCGAAAGACATCAAGAAGTTATCGAAGCTTTAACTCGCGGTATTGTTAATAAAATTCTTCACGATCCAATGGTGCAATTAAGAGCGCAGCAGGATATTGAAGCGCGACGTAAAGCAATGCAATCTTTGCAAATGTTGTTTAATTTAGAACAAGTTAGTCCAAACGCTAACACATAGAATCAAGGGTTTGTCAATATGCCTGATAAAAGTTGCCGGAAGTTCCCTGATAAATTTGTCTGGGAATTTCTCATCCTCAGTGGTTCGCTTTTATCAGGCAGTATGGCTTTTTTTAGTAATTTTGATCGGTTTTTAGGGTTTTCAAATACTGGCTTGGGTTTGGCAAATGCTGAGTTAAAATCAGCAGCTAGAGGATTTGTTAATTCAAATATTAATTATCCGGATAACAAAGTTAGTCAAGGTTTAAATACGCCTCCGAGTTGGGATAGTTCCGAATCAAATAATTCGGAAGCGGATATTTACGTTTCTCCGTTTGGATCTGATAATCAGGTTGAAAGGAATGTTACGGCTACAAATGCTGAGGTAGTGTTTGTTGCCGATCAAGGAAATGATAATAATGCTGGTTCTCAAAAGTCACCTTATAGAAGTTTGACGAGAGCGATTAAGCAAGCGATTAGATTACAGGATGGAGATGAGAATAAGCCTGTATTAATTAAGTTAGTTGCGGGGATTTACTCAGCCAATAGCGGTGATAGTACAACAATTGAAATTACTCCAGGTGTTTCAGTTGTGGGGAGTGGAGACACGACAATTATTAAGACGAGTATAAGGCTTGATAAAAATTCAAATTTAGAAAATTTGAAAATTATAAACTCAGAATTGCAAATTGGAATTGAGAGTTATGATAACAATAGCAGGCAAAATGCCAGTTTAAATATTAAAAATATAAATATTGATGGAATAGTAACAATTTTTTCATCTCCAAAAATATCTAATTTAAAAGTGTTGAGTACATTTCATCAAGGAGTGTATATTAATCAGGGTACTAAACCTCAATTAGATAATCTTGAAGTTTATAATCAGCAAATGATGGGAAATCGGAATGGTGCAGCAATTTATATTTATAAAGGTGCTTCCCCTGTGTTTAATAACTTAAAAATAAATAGTAATTACCTTGGTATAAATAACTCTGGAAATGCTTCTTTAATTAATTTGAAAATATCTAAAAATCGGATAGGGATAATAAATCGAGGAGAACTGACAATCAACAACTTAGTTACCAGTAAAAATACCCATGCTGCTATTTGTAACAGCAGTGCAGGTACTATTTTAATTGAAGGAGCTAAATTTGATAATATTCCACCAAAAGTTATGGAAAAATGCCCTTCTGTTGTTGGTGAGCCGCCTATTGTTGTGCCAGATATTGCGGGTAATTCAGAAGGGGTAACGATTCGATAGGTTTCAGGATGTAGAGATACAATGACGTTGACACCCTGAAGGGTGCAGCTATACTAACAAAGCCCGCCTGCGCTGGCTAGATTTTTAATCAATTAAAAAAGCCTGCGTAGGCAGGCTTAGTCTGTATAGCCCCAGCCTTCAGGCTGTGGGAATTGGAGACAATGAAACTCAAGCATTTTTGGAATCGAGGCTTTACGCTGATAGCACTGATACTGGGATTATGGCTAGTTGTCGATCTAGTTTCTCACTTAGTAGCAGAAATTTTTTGGTTTGAAGAAGTTGGATATTTAACAGCGTTTCTGTTACGGCTAAAAACTCAGTTTATTTTAGGCGCGATCGCATTCTTGTTAACTGCTACATTTCTACTAGGCAATCTAACATTAGCAGCGCGTCTTAAATATTCTTCTATAGATTCGGGTGCTAGTTTAATACTGCCCAATCAAAAAACGCTCAATCCTAGCCCTCCTTGGCAAGAGAAATTTCAGGAAGCAGTCATACCTAAAAATGGTGTTACTTGGCGTTGGCTGTTACCAATTGTAATGTTGCTAAGTTTAATACTAGGGTTGATGTTGCTCTATTACGGGCAGATTATATTAGGCTTTTGGCATAACAATATTAACGTTACCGCTATAACTTCCACTGTACCGAGCGTATTTAAACTTAGTTCGATTTTAGAGCAGGTACAGGATCTTAAAAGCAAGTTACCAGTAATTACCACTTGGTCGCAACTACTTTTGCAAGTTGGGCAGCTACTTTTGCTAGTAGGAATTATTTTAGCTATAGCTAGTAATCACCAATTTGTACTAATTGCGATCGCACTTAGTTTAAGTTTGTTCTATACGTTAGTACTATCATCTAACTGGAGTAAATTTTTACTGTATTTTCAACCTACCGCTTTTAATACCATTGACCCCTTATTTAAAAACGATATTAGCTTTTATATTTTTTCCTTACCTGTATGGGAATTATTAGATTTTTGGCTAAGGGGATTATTTATATTTGCACTGATAGCAGTAGCCTTAAATTATTTACTCTCAGGAAATAGCTTATCTGAAGGTAAATTTATCGGCTTTTCTCAGCAACAGCTACGCCACTTATATTGTATAAGCTGTTTGTTGATGTTTGAGATGGCTTTCCATCATTGGTTAGCTCGTTATCAACTACTTTATTCTACTCGTGGTGTCACCTACGGAGCGAGTTATACCGATGTAGAAGTGCAATTGCGAGTCGAGACAGCGTTAATTTTCTTATCAAGTGCGATCGCGCTACTGTTTTTATGGCAAAGGCTATTCTTAAGCTTAGATAAAAAAGTTATTAAACCTATAACTATCAGCTTGGGATTATTCATAGTATTAGCTTTTACTGGGAACTTACTACTTCCAAGAGTAGTACAGCTTTTAATAGTGCAACCAAACGAAATATCACGAGAAAAACCTTATATTGAACGTAGCATTGCTATGACTCGAAAAGCATTTGCACTAGACAATATTGAAGTTGAAACATTTAACCCAGATAATCGGCTGAACGATAGTGATATTCAACAAAATAGATTAACTATTGACAACATCCGCCTATGGGATACACTTCCTCTACTAAAAACAAATCAACAGCTACAACAAATTAGACCATATTACCAATTTATTGATGCTGATATTGACCGTTATACCTTAAAAGTAGCACAGGATAATTTAACGAACAACGCTCAAAACCAAACTGCAAACCCTAATTCTAAAAATCAACAAGTTCTGATTGCGCCTCGTGAGTTGAACTACGATTCTGTGCCTACAGAAGCGAAAACTTGGATCAACAAACACTTAATTTATACTCATGGTTATGGATTTACAATTAGCCCAGTAAATACAGTTGGTGCTGGTGGACTACCAGATTACTTTGTTAAAGATATTGGTACAGGTATTACTGACGCGGGGACATTAAAAACATCAGGGGAGAATATTGAAAATAGCATTCCTATTGGTAAACCACGAATTTATTACGGTGAAATTGCCAATACTTATGTGATGACATCAACTAAGACAAAAGAGTTGGACTATCCCAGTGGGGATGAGAATGTTTATAACATTTATGATGGTAATGGTGGGGTAAAAATTGGCGCTTGGTGGCAGCAGTTATTGTTTGCCGAGTATCTAAAAGATTGGCAAATGCTTTTGACTTGGAATTTTACCCCTGAAACTAAGTTATTGTTTCGGCGCAATATTATAGAACGCATTCAGGCGATCGCACCTTTTTTACGTTTTGATAGCGATCCTTACTTAGTAGTTGCCGATGCTAACCCAGACAAGGAACAAGATAATTATTTATATTGGATTGTAGATGCTTATACTACAAGCGATCGCTATCCCTACTCCGATCCTGGCAAATACGATTTTAACTACATTCGCAACTCAGTCAAAGTTGTAATTGATGCCTACAACGGTTCTGTTAACTTTTATATTGCTGACTCCCAAGATCCCATCATTAATAGCTGGATTAGCATCTTTCCAGACTTATTTAAACCACTAAATACTATGCCCGTGACTTTAAAAAGTCATATCCGTTATCCTGTCGATTTATTCAGCACTCAATCAGAACGCTTGTTGACATACCACATGACAGACACCCAGGTATTCTACAACCGCGAAGACCAGTGGCGAATTCCCAATGAAATTTACGGAGACAAACCACGCGCAGTAGAACCTTACTATCTAATAATGAAACTGCCAACGGCTGAATCAGAAGAATTTGTGCTGCTTTTGCCCTTTACTCCCATCCAGCGCAATAACTTAATTGCTTGGATGGCAGCACGTTCCGATGGTCAGAACTACGGCAAGTTATTACTTTATCAGTTTCCGAAGCAAGAATTGATCTACGGACCAGAACAAATAGAAGCTAGAATTAACCAAGATCCCGTAATTTCCCAACAGATTTCGCTGTGGAACCGCCAAGGCTCACGAGCATTGCAAGGAAATCTCCTAGTAATTCCCATAGAGCAATCATTGCTTTATGTTGAACCACTCTACTTAGAAGCGGAACAAAATAGTCTGCCAACTCTAGTAAGAGCGATTGTAGTTTACGAAAACCGCATAGTCATGGCTGAAACCTTGGAAAAAGCACTGCAAGCAATTTTCCAACCACCTAAATCAACCACACCAGCTATTATTCGCCCAGTGGAGTAATAGCATTGGTTATTTTTTATACTTAGGACTTACGCACCGAAAGCCTGAAACCTTGATCCCCCCTACCCCCTCAAAAAGGGGGAGAAATTCAAATTCCCCCTTTTTAAGGGGGTAGGGGGATCTCTGCGTATGTCTTTATCCTTGGCAGAGGAGGCAGAGGGGCAGAGAGATATAAAAAGTACAAATCTTCAAATAAGAATATTTGTACACTAATGGAAAATTATGGGTAATTAACCTGACATCATACCAAAGATCCCTTAACCTGCGTGGAAGAGGGTATTTTCAGCTTTTTTGCAACTAAAACTGTTGAACCAAAGGCACAAAGGGATAAGGGAAAACAGTTGTACTTAATTTTAGTTATTTCAAGACTTTATTGAAAAAGTCAGATTACTTAACAAGCCACTGAAAATTAATGTATTAAAATAGACTTAAAGCCTAAATTGTTGTGGAAAAAATTCAGCAGCCCAGCTTTGAGCTTACCAGACAGTAGTATTTTCATATTCTATAGTTAATTTTATTGTTTTGTACAATGGAAAATAATTCTTTATTACAAAAAGTGGCTACAGACTTAGAGCAACATGAGAATTCCTTGCGGATTAAAAAGGTAATTGTTTGTGCTTGTATAAAAGTATGGGAAAATGATAAAAATAAACTAGATTTTTTTAGATTTGAAGATTTAATTAAAGAACTTCGATCTAAAAATCCTTCTTTAGAAAGTCTCAAAATTTCTTTATACAATGTTGTAAAAACGCTCAATAAGCCCCAAGAGTATGCCTTAATTGCTAAAGTAATTTACAGTACCCTGATGCCGTTATATCCTGAAGCTCAAAGAGCGGCTTCAGTTACCTCTGGAAAAACCGCGCCTCTCACCTCTGGAAGATCAGCCTCACAAACTTCTGGAAAAACTGCTTCATTAAACGTACAAACAAATACTGTAGGTAGTTCAGTCAATAATTCGGAACAAAAACAGCAATCAAAGCCTAGAGCAGGCTTTAACTCTAATCAAATTAAAGCCTGCGTTGATTCATTTGCATTAAAAATGGAAATAATGAATTATACAAATCCTCTACGTGCTAAAATTGTCTTGTTTTCTACGCTTTATCACCCCTTTGATTTTACTAATCAAGATTGGATAAATATTAAAGGATATGAGCTAGATGATTTACTCATCAAAGTCTTTAGTGTGTGGTCAAGTTTTCCTGATTTTGAATACCAGATTATGAATGCTTCTATGAATATGCAGCAGTCGGATGAAAATACGAAAGCCGCAAACGTCATAGTAAGATGTTTGAAACCTTTATATAAAAATCTAGAAGTTAACCTTAATCAAGAAAGTGCTGATAACAGTGCTGTGACTCTAGGCAATTTTAATCAAATCAATTCAAATAATTCTAAAAACGTAGACTTTAATGATGAAGATAATACCTGTCAATTTTCACCTTCATAGTCTGTAAAAATTAAGTAGTTAATCTCAAGATGAAGTTTGCTTAAGTAAATTTTGAAGAATTTTCCTAATATCAGCCTATAGTCGGTATCAAATTCTGCCATAACTAAGTTGAATTTAATTATGAACAATCTGAGTTATCAGTAAAGGTGTTGGCAAACAGGCAAGTTGAAAGTATATTTATTACATTCGACTGAGCAAATAAAATACTTCCTAGC contains:
- a CDS encoding glutamyl-tRNA reductase, which encodes MNIAVIGLSHKTAPVEVREKLSIPETQMESVMAQLLSYPHIEEVAILSTCNRLEIYIVSHETEQGVAEVRQFLCDYAKLPMHHLRHHLFILLHQDSVMHLMRVAAGLDSLVLGEGQILAQVKNTQKIGQQYKGIGSILNRLFKQALTAGKRVRTETSIGTGAVSISSAAVELAQMKVQNLAAYRVAILGAGKMSRLLVQHLISKGATQISVLNRSTRRAEELAKQFPDANLELHPLSEMLSVISASDLVFTSTASTEPLLNKAKLESCLEPHRALMLFDISVPRNVDADVNELENVDAFNVDDLKAVVAQNQESRRQMALEAEVLLEEEVEGFDLWWRSLETVPTISCLRDKMETIRAQELEKALSRLGSEFAERHQEVIEALTRGIVNKILHDPMVQLRAQQDIEARRKAMQSLQMLFNLEQVSPNANT
- a CDS encoding DUF1565 domain-containing protein; this translates as MPDKSCRKFPDKFVWEFLILSGSLLSGSMAFFSNFDRFLGFSNTGLGLANAELKSAARGFVNSNINYPDNKVSQGLNTPPSWDSSESNNSEADIYVSPFGSDNQVERNVTATNAEVVFVADQGNDNNAGSQKSPYRSLTRAIKQAIRLQDGDENKPVLIKLVAGIYSANSGDSTTIEITPGVSVVGSGDTTIIKTSIRLDKNSNLENLKIINSELQIGIESYDNNSRQNASLNIKNINIDGIVTIFSSPKISNLKVLSTFHQGVYINQGTKPQLDNLEVYNQQMMGNRNGAAIYIYKGASPVFNNLKINSNYLGINNSGNASLINLKISKNRIGIINRGELTINNLVTSKNTHAAICNSSAGTILIEGAKFDNIPPKVMEKCPSVVGEPPIVVPDIAGNSEGVTIR
- a CDS encoding UPF0182 family protein produces the protein MKLKHFWNRGFTLIALILGLWLVVDLVSHLVAEIFWFEEVGYLTAFLLRLKTQFILGAIAFLLTATFLLGNLTLAARLKYSSIDSGASLILPNQKTLNPSPPWQEKFQEAVIPKNGVTWRWLLPIVMLLSLILGLMLLYYGQIILGFWHNNINVTAITSTVPSVFKLSSILEQVQDLKSKLPVITTWSQLLLQVGQLLLLVGIILAIASNHQFVLIAIALSLSLFYTLVLSSNWSKFLLYFQPTAFNTIDPLFKNDISFYIFSLPVWELLDFWLRGLFIFALIAVALNYLLSGNSLSEGKFIGFSQQQLRHLYCISCLLMFEMAFHHWLARYQLLYSTRGVTYGASYTDVEVQLRVETALIFLSSAIALLFLWQRLFLSLDKKVIKPITISLGLFIVLAFTGNLLLPRVVQLLIVQPNEISREKPYIERSIAMTRKAFALDNIEVETFNPDNRLNDSDIQQNRLTIDNIRLWDTLPLLKTNQQLQQIRPYYQFIDADIDRYTLKVAQDNLTNNAQNQTANPNSKNQQVLIAPRELNYDSVPTEAKTWINKHLIYTHGYGFTISPVNTVGAGGLPDYFVKDIGTGITDAGTLKTSGENIENSIPIGKPRIYYGEIANTYVMTSTKTKELDYPSGDENVYNIYDGNGGVKIGAWWQQLLFAEYLKDWQMLLTWNFTPETKLLFRRNIIERIQAIAPFLRFDSDPYLVVADANPDKEQDNYLYWIVDAYTTSDRYPYSDPGKYDFNYIRNSVKVVIDAYNGSVNFYIADSQDPIINSWISIFPDLFKPLNTMPVTLKSHIRYPVDLFSTQSERLLTYHMTDTQVFYNREDQWRIPNEIYGDKPRAVEPYYLIMKLPTAESEEFVLLLPFTPIQRNNLIAWMAARSDGQNYGKLLLYQFPKQELIYGPEQIEARINQDPVISQQISLWNRQGSRALQGNLLVIPIEQSLLYVEPLYLEAEQNSLPTLVRAIVVYENRIVMAETLEKALQAIFQPPKSTTPAIIRPVE